In a genomic window of Carassius gibelio isolate Cgi1373 ecotype wild population from Czech Republic chromosome A3, carGib1.2-hapl.c, whole genome shotgun sequence:
- the LOC127956466 gene encoding histone H2B yields the protein MPEPAKSAPKKGSKKAVTKTAAKGGKKRRKSRKESYAIYVYKVLKQVHPDTGISSKAMGIMNSFVNDIFERIAGESSRLAHYNKRSTITSREIQTAVRLLLPGELAKHAVSEGTKAVTKYTSSK from the coding sequence ATGCCCGAACCAGCGAAGTCCGCGCCGAAGAAAGGCTCCAAGAAGGCCGTCACCAAGACCGCAGCGAAAGGAGGAAAGAAGCGCAGAAAGTCCAGGAAGGAGAGCTACGCCATCTACGTGTACAAAGTGCTGAAGCAGGTTCATCCTGACACCGGCATCTCTTCGAAGGCGATGGGCATCATGAACTCTTTCGTCAACGACATCTTCGAGCGCATCGCCGGTGAGTCGTCTCGTCTCGCTCACTACAACAAGCGCTCCACCATCACTTCCCGAGAGATCCAGACCGCCGTGCGTCTGCTGCTGCCCGGGGAGCTGGCCAAACACGCCGTGTCCGAGGGCACCAAGGCCGTCACCAAGTACACCAGCTCCAAGTAG
- the LOC127956494 gene encoding histone H4 gives MSGRGKGGKGLGKGGAKRHRKVLRDNIQGITKPAIRRLARRGGVKRISGLIYEETRGVLKVFLENVIRDAVTYTEHAKRKTVTAMDVVYALKRQGRTLYGFGG, from the coding sequence ATGTCCGGAAGAGGCAAAGGCGGTAAAGGACTCGGGAAAGGAGGCGCTAAGCGTCATCGTAAGGTGCTGCGCGATAACATCCAGGGAATCACCAAACCCgccattcgtcgtctagctcgcCGCGGCGGAGTCAAGCGCATCTCCGGTCTGATCTACGAGGAGACCCGCGGTGTGCTGAAGGTGTTCCTGGAGAACGTTATCCGCGACGCCGTCACCTACACCGAGCACGCCAAGAGAAAGACCGTCACCGCCATGGACGTTGTGTACGCGCTCAAACGACAGGGACGCACCTTGTACGGCTTCGGAGGATAA